The proteins below are encoded in one region of Coffea arabica cultivar ET-39 chromosome 4c, Coffea Arabica ET-39 HiFi, whole genome shotgun sequence:
- the LOC113739542 gene encoding uncharacterized protein isoform X1: protein MKSDTPLDYVAFQLSPKRSRCELVVSSGGNTEKLASGLVKPFVANLRVAEEQVAMSVHSIKLEIERQQNAEVWFTKGTLERFVRFVSTPEILELANTFDTEMSQLESARRIYSQGTGQQLSGSGGLGSGAAAAADATKKELLRAIDVRLLAVQQDLTTACARATAAGFNPDTVLDLQMFADYFGALRLNEACGKFISLCERRPDLILTWKAGGDDPAIRSSYGSDMSVDDEPTSPDSLRFGSRQPPRHEQQHSGQQQETDASQKYQHPNLATTLKPSFSLRKSGEASTEPEERSKQNDPLATEKEKKKESSCDAPPSALDQALSIAVSQPSRRLSVQDRINLFENKQKENSGGKPAVGKSIEIKRLSSDVSSSASAAAVEKAVLRRWSGASDMSIDLSGEKRDTESPLCTPSSSVSHSKSEDQKDMAGSGKPEFRSIPQWVDDSAGSGGEEIVEERQSAVSSDKSGEASEGGKSNSTLGVIGVTAWKDQTRGKTQSRSFLNRAEDSRLDDLANSEPKFRSLPSGKAEEGRSDNQPKFKGPEKRDDLVKTEGQVLSEAQVAGHKDKGTSQPQFGYFAGKGSDTRSAIGPYQPSQVELSDQKEVGIRDDSLAQTYSRAPQRPVGKYAPQEGGSGSRIRDAFAAQHKGVAGKVSSSQLRFESCLETEDIQKKELASAEKNSGVTAIKLEGTGSERMKFDKQITASELIKKTQGRKDDSVPVYGSNMASFHSKVATENQDGFDSFSTPPPEHVRVRQSKGNQELNDELKMKANELEKLFAEHKLRAPGDQSNTTWRTRPIDRQNDSPAKPCRKSSADTDTTHLSHDGTLSEPAESSKNLAKFSDVPVVKVVGGQDHNDAENKKFSELNFPDGSRGKFYERYMQKRDAKLREDWSSNRAEKEAKLKAMQDSLERSKSEMKAKFSGSSDRQDSVFSARRRAERLRSFNTRSIMRREQQQLDFGHSDDEGASDFPEKKLYREDGSFTETSIVDGLPKSKKSLPTKSLSSSTPRMTAAPVPRSATRASSISGRRKMQSENPLAQSVPSFSDLRKENTKPSFTASRTTRPQLRNYTRSKSANEDTSFVKEEKSRRSQSLRKSLVNSAECKEPSPLNSEGISLTTQNFYKDENEQNSSFKYSKTSESKSFLKKVSGMDLGARTTFALQKTKMASDITNDEDDFDDLAFEAEDSADLVKDEEEEFETAVTKHQSEPELDQESLKLNFGSENGIVRSFAQVDSSLVAELAAAVPSGFHPSENVQDSPGESPVSWNSRTHHSFAYSHEMSDVDASVDSPVGSPASWNSHSLSQTETDAARMRKKWGAAQKPMLVGNSSNNQSRKDMTRGFKRLLKFGRKSRGAETLVDWISATTSEGDDDTEDGRDTANRSSEDLRKSRMGSSQGHPSDDSFNESEFFNEQVQSLRSSIPAPPPNFKLREDHVSGSSIKAPRSFFSLSSFRSKGSESKPR, encoded by the exons ATGAAGTCTGATACCCCTCTTGATTATGTTGCCTTCCAGCTGTCACCGAAGCGGTCTCG ATGTGAGTTGGTTGTATCCAGTGGTGGAAACACGGAGAAATTGGCATCAGGATTGGTGAAGCCATTTGTTGCCAATTTAAGGGTTGCAGAAGAGCAGGTGGCGATGTCAGTTCATTCTAtaaagctcgaaattgagcGGCAGCAAAATGCTGAAGTGTGGTTCACCAAGGGAACACTCGAGAG GTTTGTGCGGTTTGTTAGCACGCCAGAGATTTTGGAACTGGCCAATACCTTTGATACAGAGATGTCCCAGTTGGAATCAGCTCGAAGAATATATTCGCAG GGTACTGGACAACAGCTCTCTGGTTCTG GTGGGCTTGGATCTGGAGCCGCAGCAGCAGCTGATGCAACAAA GAAAGAATTGTTGAGAGCTATTGATGTGCGGCTTCTTGCAGTCCAGCAGGATCTAACAACAGCCTGTGCTCGTGCTACTGCTGCCGGTTTCAATCCAGACACAGTCTTGGACCTTCAAATGTTTGCAGATTATTTTGGTGCCCTACGCTTAAA CGAAGCATGCGGTAAATTCATATCCTTGTGCGAGAGACGGCCGGACTTGATCCTTACATGGAAGGCCGGAGGGGACGACCCAGCCATCCGATCCTCGTATGGGTCGGATATGTCCGTAGATGACGAGCCCACTTCTCCAGACAGCCTTCGCTTTGGGTCCCGCCAACCCCCGAGGCATGAGCAGCAGCATTCCGGCCAACAACAAGAAACAGACGCATCCCAAAAGTATCAACATCCCAATCTTGCCACCACATTGAAACCATCCTTTTCTCTACGAAAGAGTGGAGAGGCAAGCACAGAACCAGAAGAAAGAAGCAAACAAAACGACCCTCTTGCTActgagaaagagaagaaaaaagagagtaGCTGTGATGCTCCTCCTTCTGCCCTTGATCAAGCCCTGTCAATTGCAGTGAGTCAACCATCTAGACGGCTCAGTGTGCAGGATCGTATTAACTTGTTTGAGAATAAGCAGAAGGAGAATTCTGGTGGGAAGCCTGCAGTAGGAAAATCAATCGAGATCAAGAGACTTTCTTCTGATGTGTCATCATCTGCATCTGCAGCTGCTGTAGAGAAGGCGGTGTTGAGGAGATGGAGTGGTGCTAGTGACATGAGCATTGATTTGAGTGGCGAAAAGAGGGATACTGAGAGCCCTCTTTGCACCCCTTCGTCTTCTGTTTCACATTCCAAGTCTGAGGATCAGAAAGATATGGCGGGTTCTGGTAAGCCAGAGTTTAGGAGCATTCCTCAGTGGGTAGATGATAGTGCAGGTTCTGGGGGAGAGGAGATTGTTGAGGAGAGGCAATCTGCAGTTTCCTCTGATAAGTCAGGGGAGGCTTCTGAAGGAGGAAAGTCAAATTCTACTTTAGGCGTTATTGGTGTCACTGCTTGGAAAGATCAAACACGTGGGAAGACTCAGTCAAGGTCATTTCTTAACAGGGCTGAGGATAGCAGATTGGATGATCTAGCAAATTCTGAACCAAAGTTCAGGTCTTTGCCAAGTGGAAAAGCTGAGGAAGGTCGTTCGGACAATCAACCTAAGTTCAAGGGTCCTGAAAAGAGGGATGACCTTGTCAAAACAGAAGGGCAAGTACTTTCTGAGGCACAGGTTGCTGGCCACAAGGACAAGGGTACTTCTCAGCCCCAAtttggatattttgctggaAAAGGCAGTGACACAAGGTCAGCTATTGGTCCATACCAACCTAGTCAAGTTGAACTTTCGGatcaaaaggaagttggaatAAGAGATGATTCTTTAGCACAAACTTATTCGAGGGCCCCCCAGAGGCCAGTGGGTAAATATGCACCACAAGAAGGTGGTTCAGGATCAAGAATACGAGATGCTTTTGCTGCTCAGCACAAAGGAGTTGCAGGTAAAGTATCATCTTCTCAACTGAGGTTTGAGTCCTGTTTGGAGACTGAGGATATTCAAAAGAAAGAATTGGCTTCAGCTGAGAAGAACAGTGGTGTTACTGCAATAAAACTTGAAGGAACTGGATCCGAGAGGATGAAGTTCGACAAGCAAATTACTGCCTCTGAACTGATCAAGAAAACCCAGGGCAGGAAGGATGATAGTGTTCCTGTTTATGGAAGTAATATGGCATCTTTCCATAGTAAAGTAGCTACTGAGAATCAGGATGGCTTTGATTCTTTTTCAACGCCACCTCCAGAACATGTTAGGGTTAGGCAATCAAAAGGAAACCAGGAGCTGAATGATGAGCTGAAAATGAAAGCTAATGAACTTGAAAAGCTCTTTGCTGAGCACAAACTGCGGGCTCCTGGAGATCAATCTAATACTACATGGAGGACCAGGCCTATTGACAGGCAAAATGACTCACCTGCAAAACCTTGTAGGAAATCATCTGCAGATACCGATACCACCCATTTGTCTCATGATGGCACATTATCTGAACCTGCTGAGAGTTCAAAAAACTTGGCCAAATTCAGTGATGTTCCTGTGGTGAAAGTGGTTGGTGGCCAGGATCATAATGATGctgaaaataagaaattttctgAGCTTAATTTTCCAGATGGTTCTCGAGGGAAATTCTATGAGAGATATATGCAGAAAAGGGATGCAAAGCTTAGGGAAGATTGGAGTTCCAATAGAGCAGAGAAGGAAGCCAAGTTGAAGGCAATGCAGGATAGCCTGGAGCGTAGTAAATCTGAGATGAAGGCTAAATTTTCAGGATCTTCTGATAGACAGGATTCAGTATTCAGTGCTCGTAGACGTGCAGAGAGGCTCAGATCGTTTAACACGCGATCAATTATGAGAAGGGAGCAG CAGCAGTTAGATTTTGGGCATAGCGACGATGAAGGTGCATCTGATTTTCCAGAGAAGAAATTGTATCGTGAGGATGGGTCCTTCACTGAGACATccattgtagatggtttacctAAGAGTAAGAAGAGTTTACCTACAAAAAGTTTGTCATCATCCACACCTCGGATGACTGCAGCACCTGTTCCAAGATCTGCTACTCGAGCTTCCAGTATTTCTGGCCGGCGTAAGATGCAGTCGGAAAATCCTCTTGCACAATCCGTTCCCAGTTTCTCTGATCTGAGGAAAGAAAACACGAAACCTTCTTTCACAGCCAGTAGAACAACTCGGCCTCAATTGAGAAATTATACCCGCAGCAAAAGTGCCAATGAAGACACTTCATTTGTCAAGGAGGAAAAGTCACGTAGATCACAATCCCTGAGAAAGAGCTTAGTAAATTCAGCTGAGTGCAAAGAGCCTTCTCCATTGAACTCTGAGGGCATCTCTTTGACAACACAAAACTTTTACAAGGACGAGAATGAGCAAAATTCTTCTTTCAAGTATTCAAAGACTTCAGAGTCTAAATCTTTCCTTAAGAAGGTCAGTGGTATGGATCTTGGAGCCAGAACAACTTTTGCTTTGCAGAAGACCAAAATGGCATCCGATATCACTAATGATGAGGATGACTTTGATGACTTGGCCTTTGAGGCAGAAGACTCAGCAGATCTAGTCAAAGATGAAGAGGAGGAGTTTGAGACAGCGGTAACTAAACATCAGAGCGAACCAGAGCTGGATCAGGAGTCGCTGAAGTTGAATTTTGGATCAGAAAATGGTATTGTGAGATCCTTTGCGCAAGTGGACTCATCATTAGTAGCTGAATTAGCTGCTGCAGTTCCTTCTGGTTTTCATCCTTCTGAAAATGTACAGGATTCACCAGGGGAGAGCCCTGTGTCGTGGAATTCACGGACTCATCATTCATTTGCTTATTCTCATGAGATGTCTGACGTTGATGCCTCTGTTGATTCCCCTGTTGGGAGTCCTGCATCTTGGAATTCACATTCTCTGAGTCAAACTGAGACCGATGCAGCTCGGATGAGGAAGAAGTGGGGAGCAGCTCAGAAACCAATGCTGGTTGGTAATTCTTCCAATAATCAGTCACGCAAGGATATGACTAGAGGCTTTAAAAGGTTACTaaaatttggaaggaaaagccGCGGCGCAGAAACTCTTGTTGACTGGATATCTGCTACCACATCTGAGGGAGATGATGACACAGAAGATGGGCGTGATACTGCCAATCGGTCATCAGAAGACCTTAGGAAGTCAAGAATGGGATCATCGCAGGGACATCCTTCAGATGATAGCTTCAATGAGAGCGAATTTTTCAATGAACAAG TTCAATCCTTGCGGAGCTCTATCCCAGCACCTCCACCAAACTTTAAACTGAGAGAGGACCATGTATCTGGGAGCTCAATTAAAG CACCAAGATCATTTTTCTCCTTATCATCATTCCGGAGCAAAGGAAGTGAGTCAAAACCTAGATGA
- the LOC113739542 gene encoding uncharacterized protein isoform X2, with the protein MKSDTPLDYVAFQLSPKRSRCELVVSSGGNTEKLASGLVKPFVANLRVAEEQVAMSVHSIKLEIERQQNAEVWFTKGTLERFVRFVSTPEILELANTFDTEMSQLESARRIYSQGTGQQLSGSGGLGSGAAAAADATKKELLRAIDVRLLAVQQDLTTACARATAAGFNPDTVLDLQMFADYFGALRLNEACGKFISLCERRPDLILTWKAGGDDPAIRSSYGSDMSVDDEPTSPDSLRFGSRQPPRHEQQHSGQQQETDASQKYQHPNLATTLKPSFSLRKSGEASTEPEERSKQNDPLATEKEKKKESSCDAPPSALDQALSIAVSQPSRRLSVQDRINLFENKQKENSGGKPAVGKSIEIKRLSSDVSSSASAAAVEKAVLRRWSGASDMSIDLSGEKRDTESPLCTPSSSVSHSKSEDQKDMAGSGKPEFRSIPQWVDDSAGSGGEEIVEERQSAVSSDKSGEASEGGKSNSTLGVIGVTAWKDQTRGKTQSRSFLNRAEDSRLDDLANSEPKFRSLPSGKAEEGRSDNQPKFKGPEKRDDLVKTEGQVLSEAQVAGHKDKGTSQPQFGYFAGKGSDTRSAIGPYQPSQVELSDQKEVGIRDDSLAQTYSRAPQRPVGKYAPQEGGSGSRIRDAFAAQHKGVAGKVSSSQLRFESCLETEDIQKKELASAEKNSGVTAIKLEGTGSERMKFDKQITASELIKKTQGRKDDSVPVYGSNMASFHSKVATENQDGFDSFSTPPPEHVRVRQSKGNQELNDELKMKANELEKLFAEHKLRAPGDQSNTTWRTRPIDRQNDSPAKPCRKSSADTDTTHLSHDGTLSEPAESSKNLAKFSDVPVVKVVGGQDHNDAENKKFSELNFPDGSRGKFYERYMQKRDAKLREDWSSNRAEKEAKLKAMQDSLERSKSEMKAKFSGSSDRQDSVFSARRRAERLRSFNTRSIMRREQQLDFGHSDDEGASDFPEKKLYREDGSFTETSIVDGLPKSKKSLPTKSLSSSTPRMTAAPVPRSATRASSISGRRKMQSENPLAQSVPSFSDLRKENTKPSFTASRTTRPQLRNYTRSKSANEDTSFVKEEKSRRSQSLRKSLVNSAECKEPSPLNSEGISLTTQNFYKDENEQNSSFKYSKTSESKSFLKKVSGMDLGARTTFALQKTKMASDITNDEDDFDDLAFEAEDSADLVKDEEEEFETAVTKHQSEPELDQESLKLNFGSENGIVRSFAQVDSSLVAELAAAVPSGFHPSENVQDSPGESPVSWNSRTHHSFAYSHEMSDVDASVDSPVGSPASWNSHSLSQTETDAARMRKKWGAAQKPMLVGNSSNNQSRKDMTRGFKRLLKFGRKSRGAETLVDWISATTSEGDDDTEDGRDTANRSSEDLRKSRMGSSQGHPSDDSFNESEFFNEQVQSLRSSIPAPPPNFKLREDHVSGSSIKAPRSFFSLSSFRSKGSESKPR; encoded by the exons ATGAAGTCTGATACCCCTCTTGATTATGTTGCCTTCCAGCTGTCACCGAAGCGGTCTCG ATGTGAGTTGGTTGTATCCAGTGGTGGAAACACGGAGAAATTGGCATCAGGATTGGTGAAGCCATTTGTTGCCAATTTAAGGGTTGCAGAAGAGCAGGTGGCGATGTCAGTTCATTCTAtaaagctcgaaattgagcGGCAGCAAAATGCTGAAGTGTGGTTCACCAAGGGAACACTCGAGAG GTTTGTGCGGTTTGTTAGCACGCCAGAGATTTTGGAACTGGCCAATACCTTTGATACAGAGATGTCCCAGTTGGAATCAGCTCGAAGAATATATTCGCAG GGTACTGGACAACAGCTCTCTGGTTCTG GTGGGCTTGGATCTGGAGCCGCAGCAGCAGCTGATGCAACAAA GAAAGAATTGTTGAGAGCTATTGATGTGCGGCTTCTTGCAGTCCAGCAGGATCTAACAACAGCCTGTGCTCGTGCTACTGCTGCCGGTTTCAATCCAGACACAGTCTTGGACCTTCAAATGTTTGCAGATTATTTTGGTGCCCTACGCTTAAA CGAAGCATGCGGTAAATTCATATCCTTGTGCGAGAGACGGCCGGACTTGATCCTTACATGGAAGGCCGGAGGGGACGACCCAGCCATCCGATCCTCGTATGGGTCGGATATGTCCGTAGATGACGAGCCCACTTCTCCAGACAGCCTTCGCTTTGGGTCCCGCCAACCCCCGAGGCATGAGCAGCAGCATTCCGGCCAACAACAAGAAACAGACGCATCCCAAAAGTATCAACATCCCAATCTTGCCACCACATTGAAACCATCCTTTTCTCTACGAAAGAGTGGAGAGGCAAGCACAGAACCAGAAGAAAGAAGCAAACAAAACGACCCTCTTGCTActgagaaagagaagaaaaaagagagtaGCTGTGATGCTCCTCCTTCTGCCCTTGATCAAGCCCTGTCAATTGCAGTGAGTCAACCATCTAGACGGCTCAGTGTGCAGGATCGTATTAACTTGTTTGAGAATAAGCAGAAGGAGAATTCTGGTGGGAAGCCTGCAGTAGGAAAATCAATCGAGATCAAGAGACTTTCTTCTGATGTGTCATCATCTGCATCTGCAGCTGCTGTAGAGAAGGCGGTGTTGAGGAGATGGAGTGGTGCTAGTGACATGAGCATTGATTTGAGTGGCGAAAAGAGGGATACTGAGAGCCCTCTTTGCACCCCTTCGTCTTCTGTTTCACATTCCAAGTCTGAGGATCAGAAAGATATGGCGGGTTCTGGTAAGCCAGAGTTTAGGAGCATTCCTCAGTGGGTAGATGATAGTGCAGGTTCTGGGGGAGAGGAGATTGTTGAGGAGAGGCAATCTGCAGTTTCCTCTGATAAGTCAGGGGAGGCTTCTGAAGGAGGAAAGTCAAATTCTACTTTAGGCGTTATTGGTGTCACTGCTTGGAAAGATCAAACACGTGGGAAGACTCAGTCAAGGTCATTTCTTAACAGGGCTGAGGATAGCAGATTGGATGATCTAGCAAATTCTGAACCAAAGTTCAGGTCTTTGCCAAGTGGAAAAGCTGAGGAAGGTCGTTCGGACAATCAACCTAAGTTCAAGGGTCCTGAAAAGAGGGATGACCTTGTCAAAACAGAAGGGCAAGTACTTTCTGAGGCACAGGTTGCTGGCCACAAGGACAAGGGTACTTCTCAGCCCCAAtttggatattttgctggaAAAGGCAGTGACACAAGGTCAGCTATTGGTCCATACCAACCTAGTCAAGTTGAACTTTCGGatcaaaaggaagttggaatAAGAGATGATTCTTTAGCACAAACTTATTCGAGGGCCCCCCAGAGGCCAGTGGGTAAATATGCACCACAAGAAGGTGGTTCAGGATCAAGAATACGAGATGCTTTTGCTGCTCAGCACAAAGGAGTTGCAGGTAAAGTATCATCTTCTCAACTGAGGTTTGAGTCCTGTTTGGAGACTGAGGATATTCAAAAGAAAGAATTGGCTTCAGCTGAGAAGAACAGTGGTGTTACTGCAATAAAACTTGAAGGAACTGGATCCGAGAGGATGAAGTTCGACAAGCAAATTACTGCCTCTGAACTGATCAAGAAAACCCAGGGCAGGAAGGATGATAGTGTTCCTGTTTATGGAAGTAATATGGCATCTTTCCATAGTAAAGTAGCTACTGAGAATCAGGATGGCTTTGATTCTTTTTCAACGCCACCTCCAGAACATGTTAGGGTTAGGCAATCAAAAGGAAACCAGGAGCTGAATGATGAGCTGAAAATGAAAGCTAATGAACTTGAAAAGCTCTTTGCTGAGCACAAACTGCGGGCTCCTGGAGATCAATCTAATACTACATGGAGGACCAGGCCTATTGACAGGCAAAATGACTCACCTGCAAAACCTTGTAGGAAATCATCTGCAGATACCGATACCACCCATTTGTCTCATGATGGCACATTATCTGAACCTGCTGAGAGTTCAAAAAACTTGGCCAAATTCAGTGATGTTCCTGTGGTGAAAGTGGTTGGTGGCCAGGATCATAATGATGctgaaaataagaaattttctgAGCTTAATTTTCCAGATGGTTCTCGAGGGAAATTCTATGAGAGATATATGCAGAAAAGGGATGCAAAGCTTAGGGAAGATTGGAGTTCCAATAGAGCAGAGAAGGAAGCCAAGTTGAAGGCAATGCAGGATAGCCTGGAGCGTAGTAAATCTGAGATGAAGGCTAAATTTTCAGGATCTTCTGATAGACAGGATTCAGTATTCAGTGCTCGTAGACGTGCAGAGAGGCTCAGATCGTTTAACACGCGATCAATTATGAGAAGGGAGCAG CAGTTAGATTTTGGGCATAGCGACGATGAAGGTGCATCTGATTTTCCAGAGAAGAAATTGTATCGTGAGGATGGGTCCTTCACTGAGACATccattgtagatggtttacctAAGAGTAAGAAGAGTTTACCTACAAAAAGTTTGTCATCATCCACACCTCGGATGACTGCAGCACCTGTTCCAAGATCTGCTACTCGAGCTTCCAGTATTTCTGGCCGGCGTAAGATGCAGTCGGAAAATCCTCTTGCACAATCCGTTCCCAGTTTCTCTGATCTGAGGAAAGAAAACACGAAACCTTCTTTCACAGCCAGTAGAACAACTCGGCCTCAATTGAGAAATTATACCCGCAGCAAAAGTGCCAATGAAGACACTTCATTTGTCAAGGAGGAAAAGTCACGTAGATCACAATCCCTGAGAAAGAGCTTAGTAAATTCAGCTGAGTGCAAAGAGCCTTCTCCATTGAACTCTGAGGGCATCTCTTTGACAACACAAAACTTTTACAAGGACGAGAATGAGCAAAATTCTTCTTTCAAGTATTCAAAGACTTCAGAGTCTAAATCTTTCCTTAAGAAGGTCAGTGGTATGGATCTTGGAGCCAGAACAACTTTTGCTTTGCAGAAGACCAAAATGGCATCCGATATCACTAATGATGAGGATGACTTTGATGACTTGGCCTTTGAGGCAGAAGACTCAGCAGATCTAGTCAAAGATGAAGAGGAGGAGTTTGAGACAGCGGTAACTAAACATCAGAGCGAACCAGAGCTGGATCAGGAGTCGCTGAAGTTGAATTTTGGATCAGAAAATGGTATTGTGAGATCCTTTGCGCAAGTGGACTCATCATTAGTAGCTGAATTAGCTGCTGCAGTTCCTTCTGGTTTTCATCCTTCTGAAAATGTACAGGATTCACCAGGGGAGAGCCCTGTGTCGTGGAATTCACGGACTCATCATTCATTTGCTTATTCTCATGAGATGTCTGACGTTGATGCCTCTGTTGATTCCCCTGTTGGGAGTCCTGCATCTTGGAATTCACATTCTCTGAGTCAAACTGAGACCGATGCAGCTCGGATGAGGAAGAAGTGGGGAGCAGCTCAGAAACCAATGCTGGTTGGTAATTCTTCCAATAATCAGTCACGCAAGGATATGACTAGAGGCTTTAAAAGGTTACTaaaatttggaaggaaaagccGCGGCGCAGAAACTCTTGTTGACTGGATATCTGCTACCACATCTGAGGGAGATGATGACACAGAAGATGGGCGTGATACTGCCAATCGGTCATCAGAAGACCTTAGGAAGTCAAGAATGGGATCATCGCAGGGACATCCTTCAGATGATAGCTTCAATGAGAGCGAATTTTTCAATGAACAAG TTCAATCCTTGCGGAGCTCTATCCCAGCACCTCCACCAAACTTTAAACTGAGAGAGGACCATGTATCTGGGAGCTCAATTAAAG CACCAAGATCATTTTTCTCCTTATCATCATTCCGGAGCAAAGGAAGTGAGTCAAAACCTAGATGA